The Desulfuromonadaceae bacterium genome contains the following window.
TTGTCGGTCATAAAGGAAGGCAAGCCGTCCGTTTTCCCGGCTCAGCATGCCAATGCAGCGGTCGCTCAGGTAGCCCTCAAGTTGCTCAGCGATTTTTCCCATGGACTATTCCCGATGATCCCTTGTCGTGCGGGGCTGAATGGAGAGAACCAATCCCAGCCCGACCAGCAGTTGAAAAACTTTGCCGATTTCTGCAGTCGGCTTGCCTCGCTCAATCTCACCAATCAATCGAGGGCCTACGCCAATCAGGGACGAGAGAGCTTCCTGCGTAATTCCCTGTTCTTTGCGGAT
Protein-coding sequences here:
- a CDS encoding helix-turn-helix domain-containing protein, producing the protein MNHSGIPHGKISSPEQLGTLIRQIRKEQGITQEALSSLIGVGPRLIGEIERGKPTAEIGKVFQLLVGLGLVLSIQPRTTRDHRE